One part of the Thiohalobacter sp. genome encodes these proteins:
- the ruvX gene encoding Holliday junction resolvase RuvX translates to MPDPAAHPPRTLLGFDFGTRRIGVAVGQAVTGTARPLVTLDCRDGAPDWAAIGALLEQWQPDALVVGLPLLADGSEGETCEAARRFARRLAGRYHLPVHLQDERLSSAAAEAGGARGRDIDAEAAALILGDWLARPDEGNPPHD, encoded by the coding sequence CGGCTTCGATTTCGGTACCCGTCGCATCGGGGTGGCGGTGGGCCAGGCGGTCACCGGCACCGCGCGCCCGCTGGTCACCCTCGATTGTCGCGACGGGGCCCCCGACTGGGCTGCCATCGGCGCCCTGCTCGAGCAGTGGCAGCCGGACGCCCTGGTCGTCGGCCTGCCGCTGCTGGCCGACGGTTCCGAGGGCGAGACCTGCGAGGCCGCGCGGCGTTTCGCCAGACGCCTCGCCGGCAGGTATCATCTGCCCGTGCATCTTCAGGACGAACGACTCAGCTCCGCCGCCGCCGAGGCGGGCGGGGCGCGCGGCCGCGATATCGATGCCGAGGCGGCTGCACTCATTCTGGGCGACTGGCTGGCCCGACCCGACGAAGGAAACCCGCCGCATGACTGA
- the pyrR gene encoding bifunctional pyr operon transcriptional regulator/uracil phosphoribosyltransferase PyrR, which translates to MTDSNEVTILIDKMAADLRALLAERGLDDYAMVGIHTGGVWVAERLHRILGVPQPLGSLDISFYRDDFTRIGMNPQVRPSELPFSVDDRHIVLVDDVLHTGRTIRAAMNEIFDYGRPASILLAVLVERSGRELPIEANVVGRHMELRAQEHVKLTGPEPLLLEVQTQP; encoded by the coding sequence ATGACTGACAGCAACGAGGTCACCATCCTCATCGACAAGATGGCCGCCGACCTGCGCGCGCTGCTCGCCGAACGCGGGCTGGACGACTACGCCATGGTCGGCATCCACACCGGCGGCGTCTGGGTCGCCGAGCGCCTGCACCGCATCCTGGGTGTCCCACAGCCGCTCGGCAGCCTGGACATCTCCTTCTACCGCGACGACTTCACCCGCATCGGCATGAATCCGCAGGTCCGCCCCTCGGAACTGCCGTTCTCGGTGGACGACCGCCACATCGTCCTGGTCGATGACGTGCTGCACACCGGGCGCACCATACGCGCCGCCATGAACGAGATCTTCGACTACGGCCGCCCGGCCTCCATCCTGCTCGCGGTACTGGTCGAGCGCAGCGGCCGCGAGCTGCCCATCGAGGCCAACGTGGTCGGCCGCCACATGGAGCTGCGGGCGCAGGAGCACGTCAAGCTCACCGGGCCCGAGCCGCTGCTGCTGGAGGTCCAGACACAGCCATGA
- a CDS encoding aspartate carbamoyltransferase catalytic subunit produces MSRNLQLDDQGRLRHFLTIEGLNRQILTEILDTAESFSGVAEQQVKKVPLLRGKTIVNLFFEASTRTRTTFELAAKRLSADVLNINVNASSAVKGETLLDTLRNLEAMHVDMFVVRHADSGAAHFIARHVAPHVSVLNAGDGRHAHPTQAMLDMFTIRRAKGPDFGRLRVAIVGDILHSRVARSQIHALNLLNTGEVRIVAPRTLIPAEAESLGVQVHHRLEDGIRDADVIIMLRLQRERMQGALLPSEHEYFRLFGLTEQRLALARPDVTVMHPGPINRGVEMESRVADGVHSVILDQVTHGIAVRMAVMSLAMGRQPAEPAREVPQ; encoded by the coding sequence ATGAGTCGCAACCTGCAGCTCGACGACCAGGGCCGACTGCGCCACTTCCTCACCATCGAGGGCCTGAACCGCCAGATCCTGACCGAGATCCTGGATACCGCCGAGTCCTTTTCCGGGGTCGCGGAACAACAGGTGAAGAAAGTGCCGCTGCTGCGCGGCAAGACCATTGTCAATCTCTTTTTCGAGGCCAGCACCCGCACCCGCACCACCTTTGAACTGGCCGCCAAGCGCCTGTCCGCCGACGTGCTCAACATCAACGTCAATGCCTCCTCGGCGGTCAAGGGCGAGACCCTGCTCGATACCCTGCGCAACCTGGAGGCCATGCACGTGGACATGTTCGTGGTGCGCCATGCCGACTCCGGCGCCGCCCATTTCATCGCCCGCCACGTGGCCCCGCACGTGAGCGTGCTCAATGCCGGCGACGGCCGCCATGCCCACCCCACCCAGGCCATGCTGGACATGTTCACCATCCGCCGCGCCAAGGGCCCGGACTTCGGCCGCCTGCGGGTGGCCATCGTCGGCGACATCCTGCATTCGCGCGTGGCCCGCTCGCAGATCCACGCCCTGAACCTGCTCAACACCGGCGAGGTGCGCATCGTCGCGCCGCGCACCCTGATCCCGGCCGAGGCCGAGAGCCTCGGTGTGCAGGTACATCACCGGCTGGAGGACGGCATCCGCGATGCCGACGTGATCATCATGCTGCGGCTGCAGCGCGAACGCATGCAGGGCGCGCTGCTGCCCAGCGAGCATGAATATTTCCGGCTGTTCGGCCTCACCGAGCAGCGCCTGGCACTGGCACGGCCCGATGTCACCGTGATGCACCCCGGCCCCATCAATCGCGGCGTGGAAATGGAATCGCGGGTCGCCGACGGGGTGCATTCGGTGATCCTGGATCAGGTCACTCATGGCATC